Genomic window (Nitrospira sp.):
GTGGGGAATGCGCCCGATGCGGAGGCGAGCTGTTTCCGGGTTCCGAAAATCATCCAAGAATCCTAAGCGAGCGAAGGAGTACGAGCCGACTATGTTTCGACAAATGTTGCGGGCAAAGATACATCGGGCGACGGTGACCGAGGCCTGTTTGGAATATGAAGGCAGTCTCACGGTGGACGAAGATCTGCTGGATGCGGCGGGGATTCTGCCATACGAAGCCATCGTCTGCTCCAATCTCAACAACGGCGAGCGGTTCATGACCTACGCCATGAAGGGGAAGCGGGGGAAGGGCGAGATTGTGCTGAACGGACCAACTGCACGCAAGGCGGCGGTGGGCGATCAGATCATCATTTTCTGCTACGAGTACTACAGCGATGAGGAGATCAAACGGCATAAACCGAGGATCATCCAAGTCGACGGCAAGAACCGGATCACCCGCAAGGTTGTGAAACGCTGATGTCCTTGATGTCGATACATAAGCTGACGCTCGCGGAATTGCAGCGACGATTTACCGCCGGTGACGTGACGGCGACGGAGATCGTGCGGGCCTATATGCTGCGGGTGACGAACGTCGAACCGAAGATCAAGGCCTACCTGACGCAATGTAAGGAGGCGGCGGTTGCGCAGGCCGAACAGCTTGATCAGTCCTTGAAAGGCTGGCGCAAAACCACGCCTCTGATGGCCATGCCGCTGGCGGTGAAGGACAACATCTGCACCGAAGGCGTGCGCACGACCTGCGCGTCCCGGATGTTGGAGTCGTTCGTGCCGCCCTATGATGCGACCGTCGTCGCCAAATTGCGCGCGCAGAACTATCTGTTGCTCGGGAAGACGAATCTAGACGAATTTGCGATGGGGTCGTCCACCGAAAATTCGGCGTTTGGGGCCAGCCGCAATCCGTGGAATGTGCAGACCG
Coding sequences:
- a CDS encoding aspartate 1-decarboxylase; amino-acid sequence: MFRQMLRAKIHRATVTEACLEYEGSLTVDEDLLDAAGILPYEAIVCSNLNNGERFMTYAMKGKRGKGEIVLNGPTARKAAVGDQIIIFCYEYYSDEEIKRHKPRIIQVDGKNRITRKVVKR